ctttttccttgcctttgtttgtatgtttgtttgtttgtttgttcgttgAAGTGACAAAACACACCGCTGGGTCTGTCTGCTCCGGAAATACGCACAGGAGGCTCCGGCTGGGAGGGATTGGGGCTGTTGGCTCCTACTTCTACGGGCTGCCCACGGCGCAGCTCTGAAGTCTGGCGGATGGTCATGCGGGTGTATGGCAGCTccacacgtgtgtgtgtgtttgggtgGTTTCAAGCAGCCCAGCTTTGTTCTGGGGGCAGGTTGCCCTCCCCACCTGCTCCGGTTGCCATCTCGCCGTGCCGCTACTCGGTGGCCATCTGCTCAATGTGGTCGCTGAGCAGCTTGTATTGCTCTGCAAGGGGAGAGGGAAAGCGATGCTTGGGCCGTGCCAAAGCatcctggggagggggggggggggtggtgtgCATCgcatcccccccagccccaccttCATCCAAATTGCCAATGGTCGCCTGCTTCTTGAGGAAGTCGCTGCAGAGCTTCTTGGTGAGGCCGAACGCCAACATGTTGTGGATGAAGGTGCTGAGGAAGGACAGAGGGGCCCTTGGTGAGGGCAGGGCCAAATggcccctcctcctccccaccctcctcttcctccccactgccccctgTGGCAGGTGATGCTCAAGTGTGGGACTGCGctgagatgctgcagtgctgggatttGCAAGCGAAAGGGCAGAAGTGAATCTCAGGGAGAAGCGCTGGGGATATTCTGCCCACTTCCCCAGCAGAGGGGACATCCCAAGCGTGGCACGTGGGGTTCCAGCACACCCTGCTCACCCCAGCTGCCCGAAGGTGATGTTCTCGTTGAAGCGCAGGCTGTCGTCCCTCTCCTCCTGTGTCATGTGGCACCACTTCTCCCTGCAAGGCACGAGCCCACCTGGCATCACCAACCGCCCCCAGCAAGAGGTATCCCGGGAAAAACATCTTCTACCACCAAAAAACAGCTCTGATTTCACACCTCACCTTCACAGCCCTCCTTATGGCAAGGGGGAGTAAGCTTGCAGCTCTTGGGGATGCCCATCCCAATGGGGCTGtgcccatccccacctccaggTGCTTCCATCCTGCTGCACGgggcctgcagctcctggagccCCCAGCCGTGCATGAGggctctccttccctcccccaaccccaaaccacagCCGCAGCCCCAAATCACAGCACCGCACTCAAGGATGCCCCagctcccccccaccccattccccAGCAAGGTGACCAACGCACAGCCTTCCCAGGATGGGGCTCAAAGCTCGAGGGCTGTGCAACCAGCTCTGGATGGTGGCGTGTGTCCCACTCGTGGGACATTGGGAATAAAGTCACACTGGGCAGGACTGAAGTGTCACTGCGGtggtgcacagtgctggggcGGTGCCGGGGGGAGCTCAGTGCATGCACACCAGGGAAAGTGCAGCTCCAGGATGAAGCCAGTCCCCTTCTGAGAGGTCACAGCCAAGGGTGAGAGGAAAGGCGAGGAGAAAGGGACAGGAAGAAGAGATATATCCAtatggaggagaaggaagaggaggagagcggGGGTGCGCGGCGAGCAGGACGTGGTGCTGGGCAGAGATCAGGGAGGTTAGCTCAGATCCAGAGAGCTGAAACACGAAGAGGATGAGAGCCCCATGGGAAGGAGCCCGCTCATCAGAGCAGCCAAGCCGAATTTGCTGTGCTTCTGGCTGAGTGTTCAGCATGggagctctgagctctgcccagACCCTGGGGCTCAGCGGGGGCAGGGCCAGGGCTcgctccttcctttcctcctgctgcaggctgatGCTCCATCCGAGCAAAACCAAGTTATCCGTACCCACGAGAATGATTTACGGCCAAGACTCAGAGAGCCCTCACCTCTTGGTCAGACCCCCAGCTGGAGGGGTTTGCTCCCCTGGTCAGACATGCCATCACGCTCCTGCAGTTTGGAGCACACCCAGATCCCAGCACCCCGACCCATGTGGCGCTTTGCAGCTGGGGGGATGCACTTGCAACTATAACACAGCCCCTGCTTGCAGCTTGCTTTGTATGTAGGGTTGGCAGCATAGAGATGCAACAAAATCAAGGAGCGGCTCTTCCAACTGCAAATGCTCTTCCCAGCAacaaccagcagcagcaagcaggaagGACGGGAGGGAGTGATGCTTTCTGCACAGACAGACCCACTTCATACCCCAAACCTGCCCAGGACGCAGCCCCatcccccagcagccaggtATCCCGTTCCCACTGCACCAtgctgcagcaggctgaggttctttcagcaaagcagcagtgatgggAGAGAAACCCATTCATTTGCAGGAGCTCCGCGTGATGCACGGATCTCATGCATCCGCTGCTCCCTGGTGCGGGAGGGCACACGTGAGGCCCCCAGGCAGTGTTTGGGGCTGAAGGGACCCCCGGCAGGCGATGTGAGGGAGGGATGCGGACAGACACACacctcttctcctcttcctccccaacGTTCCCTCTGGAGCGGCAGCAGACACGGGGCCAACAAAAGTGGCACAGGACAGATCATGCAAGAGAGGTGgatggagggagagggggagaaggACGGACGGGAGGAGGTTTGTTAGaggcagagagagggaaaagagagagaaaaagaggaatttaGTGACaccgcctcccccccccccccttccccactCTCCCTCCCCCTGAGATGCTGGGAGCGTTCGTTAGTCGGGCTCAGCCATCAGAGTAATTGGGAACGGCACCcggagcagagagcagctgccGGTGGCGCATGTCCTTGCGAGACATTTGCTGCTGCTAATTTGGGGCTTAATCAAAGCAAACGCAGTCGCAGTGGCCTGGCTGCCCACCAGCGCCGATGACGATGCAAAATGAGCAGGGAAACCTTTGTGCTCCCCAAATCGGAGGGGAGGAGGGTCCTACCTGGTGGTGGGGGAGCGCTTCCTGCGCTCGCAGTGCACGGCGTCGAAGAAGGCGGCGTTCCAGAAGCGCAGGTTGTGcctatggggcagggatggggggtCAGAGgtggtcccccccccccccaactttGTGCCCCCCACACCTGCATCCCACAGGCTGGGAGGTGACTCAGTGAGCCCGGCACACGTGGTCCAATTGGGGTAAATGAGGGCTTCGTGCTCCATCCCACCGGGGGGGTCCTATGCTCtccacccccctccccacccccagcctcACACAGTGTGTGGGTAAGTGGGCAAACCCCAGCAGGAGCCAGCCTGCCCGGCGTTACCAGATGGGCTGCTGCTTGAGGTGCATGTACAGGTAgatcttctctcctttcttctcctcctctgggctctgcatGGAAACTGTGGGGACACACGGTGACATTTGGGCATGGGGAGCACAGCGCCGgtcctccctctgctcccccccagccccataactccagcactgcttccaCCCCACGCTCCTTCCCCGCGGATGCCTTTTGCCATGCTTGAATCAGCAGTGCTGGCTCCACTCACCCAtcttcttcagcttctcctttGGTTTGTCCTCACCTTCGCTGTGGCACAGAAATCAGTGTTAGCTCCCATGAAGTGTGGTGACAGCCAGAACAACACCACCCAGGCCCCTTGGCGAGGGAAATCCCGTGTGAAACACCGCTCCTGTGCCACCATCCCCGAAGCCAGAAAGGCAGGCAGGAGATGTTGGTGCCCATCCCACGGCCTGGACCCACCCAGAAGACCACAGAGCAGTGGCAGCATCTCCTGGAACTAGGCATCTCCACCCCAAGGGACATAGGACTCCCATGTCATGAGATGCCCAAAGCACAAAGCACGGGGACGGGTCAGGAGCCATCTTCCCATGGCCATTATAACCCCACCTCTCCTATATCCCTACACCCAGGTGGCTCCTGGCACCAtcagccctccctgcccaccCAACAGAGAGGTACCCACTCGCTCTTTTTGGCCGCAGGACCCTTCAGCTTGGTTTCCAGGCCCCCAAAGAAGCCCTTGACGTTCTCTGTCTTGGCTGATGTGTTTTTCAGCAGCCTCTCTGCGATGTCCTTCTTCTCCGCCAGCCAGCTGTTGGCTGACTTCAGGTATGAGTCAATGCTGCCTGTGGGCTTCTCCTTGGCCTCCAGAGGCAGCGCGTGGGTCTTCCCTGCGAGTGACACCCCCAGAGCTCAGCCCCCCCGTGGCTCTGGGGATCAGCTCTGAGCAGCGTTACAAAGACAAGGAGACAGAGAGAAACCCTCCCCATCTCAATTCTTGTAGGGTTTGGATAGGAAATCCAGCCTGCCGTGGGGGGTGCGACCTCCACACAATAGGGAATGAGGTGTTTCTGatgtccccagggctggggaacATCTGGAGATCACCACATACCTCCAGCAAGATGCGAGGGCAACACAACCCGGCAAGGTTTGCATGCCTCTGGGGCTATGGAGGCTCTTTCCTGGTTGGTGTCAGCGTCAGCTGAGTTAAACCCAGCTCAGGAGCCCACCCATCAGCCTCCCCATACCGTCAGCATGGACAACACCAAGCTCACAGCCCAATCATCACCCTCCCCACGCAGCCAGCATGGCCAGCATCAAGCTCAGAGCCTTCACATCACCCTCTCCACGCACAACACCTGCACGCAGAGCGCCTCACCCCCAGCACAGGGTGCAGGTGCCCCTTACCGATGTAGTAGTATGTGAAACACATGGTCATGAGGTTCTTGGCAGGGCTGAAGTCATCCATCTGGTGACACCTGATGGGGAGAGGGCTCGGTGAGgaccccagcagagcagcctcGTGCTCACGGCTGCAGCAAACCCAACCCTCCAACACTTACTCAAACAGCACCAGGGCGAAGGACTGCATCAGGCGGTAGAAGGTCTGCTCTGACACACACTTGGAGTTGCAGCGCTGCAGGCACAAACCCAGGGGCTGTGTTACTGGGGAGCTCTCCCTGGCATCACAGCCATTGGCCATACGACTGTGCTGAGACGCCCTTTGTGCTTCCTTCCCACGCATCCCTCTGTcctacagcacagctctggagcGCTGCCCAACCTGCCATCCCAGCCCTCCATCCCCAGCCCAGGCTCGCACTCACCTGTGCGCTCACGTATCTGGCGAACCACTCCCTGCCCTTCCCGTCCTCGCCGCTGCACAGCTCCCCAAACCTCgccttctcctcctgctccagATCCTCCCTGCAATGGAGGAATTGGGAAATAAAACACCGTTAAAGCCGAGGCTTCCCCTGGGGATCCCGGGTGGAGcggtgctggctgcagctccgcGCAGGGAGGACACGCGGGGGTGCTGCGGGCGCATCCTTTTGGATGCTTTTGGGATcctccatctcccgctgctcagaaagggggagggaaaagggagaagcagcagcagttggagcaggagctgagcgGCCAAGATAGGCACCGAGCCCCAGGGTGAGCCATCCATCACTCTCAGGCCGCTCACCCCCCGGTGAAGATCTTCTCCACGTAGTGCCGCACGAAGTCCCGGCGCTCGGACGCTGCCTCATCCCTGGCCGACCCGGAGCTGTGGTTGGAGGAGAAGGATTCGCCCGAGGAGGAGCGGCGGTGGCCCCAACGTGCGGGGGATTCGCCCATGTCGTTCTCGCTGTCCGCCGACTCGGTGGCATCGCTCTcctctgctgtcacctcccCCAGGTGCCCGTTGTCACTGGGGACGGCCGGAGGAGAGGGACCCGAGGGGGCACGGCTGGGTTCTTCGGTGCTGAAGTCGATGAGGTTCCCAACGGGCACATCTGGGGGGGCCTCCATGGCTCTGCGGGGGGTGCGGcgctctgctggctgctcctctgCCCGTCCCTCACTGCACCATCAGGAAcgggggaggaggggatggcTAGGGCAGGTGGGGCCGTGCGCTGGGGAGCAGGCTGTCATGGGGCATCTGGAAGACAGGGGAGGGATGGGGTGACATCAGTGCCCATCTGTAATTGCACGGGGTGGGTGCACGGGGCTGCTCCCTATCGGATACATCAAAGCCTGGTGTGCTTTCTGTGTCCATCGAGAGGGTTTCTCATCCCTCAGCCCAGATGAGCTCCGTGCACCACATTTGGGATCTGACACCTCCCAGCCTGATGGGTGACGCTGGGCTGCGTGTGACCGTCCCCGAGACTCATCTCTGGTGAAGCACCCCCCTCCCTGGCACCAGCACCGTGTCCTCATGCATGGGCTTGAACCCAAGTCCCAAAAAGAGCCCCAAGGACGCTGCTGCAGCCACCGGGATCACCGGGCAGCTCAGCAtccagaggctgcagtgcagagggTGAACGCTCCCAACTGGCTGTGCGCCCACTGCGGGGCTCCATCCATCCCAACCCACTTTGTCCCCAAGCATCCCAGGCTGTGCCAGAGCTGGGTGCAAGCCAGGATGCACACCACAGACCTGCGGCCAGCAGTGCTATGCGGCATGACCTCCTCCTGCAGCTATGCCCTGCTCTTTACCTGCACCACCAGGCAGAGGGGTGTCCCCAAGCCCCGTCCCATATGCCCTGCCCTACAACACAGCGATCCGGCTGCGTGCCGGCATCCATCGGGTCATCATCTACGCACACACAGTGATGCTCCAGGAGAGAGACTTTGGGGTGCAAGACCCCAAAACTAACCGTGGGAACCTGCCAGCTCAGCAGAACCCTGGCcaaggctgcaggcagggtgagGAGATGCGTTCTGCCTGCAGGTGGCCAAAAAGGGTTTAACCACCTGCTCACCAGCTCATGGTTAAGCACTGCCATAGAGCAGAGGCCACAAAAGCTGCTTTAGGTGCTGCTCATGCCAGCCATGGGCATCCCCTTGAGCATGCATCGCCCAGTGCCTCTATATTCCCTATGGGCAATCGAACAATCAATCAGTGCTGGGGGTGACAGCCAGGGAATGCTGCTAACCAGGACTAGGCTGGAGCCGTGCACAGAGAGTCAGCCCTGAGAACTGCTCCTCTTCCAGCAGGAAAATAGGatatctgggggggggggggggggacattgCACGGCCTGCTGAGCTCTGAGAGCTTtctggaggggaaggaaaaggaggagctttcctgagaggagaggaagcactgcagcagtccAGAGGGGGGGGGGTACAGCTTCAGGAAATGggaacaggaaggggaatggagCAGTGAGACCCCCCAGCATCGTAACCCTGGCTTTAACCACCTCAGTGCTGCCCTCAGCTTAACCTCAGCTGTAACAAGGTGCAAAGCTCAGGACCTCTCAGCCATGCTGTTCTGGCTGCGCCTCCCCTCCAGGCAGCCTCAGCCCcccctctgcactgctctgagctgttGCCCACCACGCTCCTGGCCAtgtcctcccccccccaccgcgCCATAGGACCACAGCAGTCCCTGCGTGCCTGGGGCTGCAAGGGTGCATTGCTGTGCTCTCTGCCCTCTGGGCACCCACAGGCTCGGCAGCCCCCCAGGGAGCCCCAGCCCATCTCCCCACCGTGGGGATGCTGctctggggaagggaaaggcagaaggaaaccTTCAGGCAACGCATCGCTCAGCCCTGGCACCGCTCCACGCTGCAGCCATCCGTTCTGCTCTCAGCTCCCGGCCCTCAGCTTGCACGGCTCTGCACGGGGCGTCCCAGAGGTTCACAAAGGCACAGCGGGCACAAAGCTGTGCTCCTGCCAAGGATTGCTCCGTGCACCGCAGGGAACGGCCTGTTTGCTCCGTGGGAACTGGTCGGTCCTGTCCCCGCTGACCCCCCCTCTCAGCTGCGAGCAAACAGCAGGACGTTCACCTCCATCCCACGCAGCAGCCCTGCCAAGCTGGGCGTCCCGCACCCACCTCTCCTCCCGGAGTGTCTTTCAGCACACTGCCGACCTCCTGCCTcagacagagctggggatgcCAAGAGCTGCTCCCAACGTCCTTGTCCCTGCGCCGGCAGCAGACACACGCTCTGTTCTATCCGGGTTTAACCCAGCCGTGTCCTTGCTGACTCCGCACGCCCCACGTCCCTGTGCTGGGACATCCATCCCAACCCTCACAGCGTGACAAAAGCAAGCTGTGGCTGTTTGGTTCATTATCCCCCCCCTCCTCCGCAGGGGCTGAGACCTCCCGCGCTCAGTGCACGTCAGGTGGGTCCACCACAGAGCACGAGGGCTGGAGAGGCTGCAGGCAAACCACGGCCCAGCTCTCCACTTGGCCGCCCCCCCACCCTCATCCCGCAGCCTTTATCCCCCCAGCCCCGCACGGCGGCCTTTAAAAGGAGCCCACGTTGTTGTGCCAACGCAGGAGCCCACCCTACGGAGCTTAGGGAGGCAACGAcggagcacacagcagaggaCGGGGATGGATGAAGCCCCCACCCAAGCCCTGCCCTCACTTGGGGTCCCAGCGCTCCCCCCCCTTTCCCATCACACCCCCATCTCTTTACCTGCACCCAGCGGCCGCCACGTCGCTTCGCTCGGGGCTCGAGGCAAAGGGGACGGATGGATGACAGCGTGGGGGACGACAACAACGCGATCCCTCCCTCCGGAGCTCACGGCccgtcccccccctccctttcccgtccccccccccttccccgtctccccccctttcctcccccctcccactGCCCACGCAGGCACGCACACGGCGCACAGCAGCTGCGGCgctgggaggaagaggaaggaaaaaagccttTGTGCAATTTCGCCACGCTCGGCGGCTCCCCCCGCTCACAATCGCCTCCAGCacccccttcttccccccccccccccccccccccagcacagcccagctgagGTATGATGCAAAATCCCTCCCCATCCGAAAGGGTTTTCCCGGCTTTCTTCCGCTGCCTTTGGTTATTTTGGGAGCCCTGATTGCGTTACCTGCGTTGCTCCGGGAATCGAATAGCAGCCGgaatggaaaagggaagaaaccccaaagaggagggggggggggggggggaggggagcacAGCGAGGCGTGAGGGTGGGGACGGACACGGGGCTCCGTCAGCAACGTCAGACCCCACAGAGGGATGGCCCCAATGGGATGTTGCATGCCCAGGGAGGGGGTTTGGGGAGGTTTTGGAGCCCTATGCGCCCGCACAGCACCCAAGGACCCATTTAACCCCCCCCTATTTCTGCATCTCACCCACCCAAGCCCAAAGCAGAGCCCCCAttcctgcagcagggcatcCCGTGGGCGGCGAGGTGGGCATGGCAAACCCACTGCATCCCGTGGGGAGCAGAACCCCCTCGTGGCGTTGaccccctcctgccccagagGGGAATGGGGCTGTTGggatgcagctctgtgctccccctttacccccccccctcccccacctaTGGGGGAAATGCTGTGGCTGTGACAAAATCCGGGCTCAGCGGGAAGCCGAGAGCATCACTAATTGATGGTCTGCTGAGGATGATTATTGTAATTAACTCAGACATCAGGAATTGCAAGTGACATGTAAAAACACAGCCCAGGCCCCGAATTCTTTATATAACAACATCAGGAGGGCTTTACTGCCTTCTCCTcacttgctcctgctgctctggttTCCCTGGGGTGCTTGTAGGGATCCCATGGGCACCCACAGACCTTGGGGTGCTTATAGGAAACCCATGGGCACCCACAGACCTTGGGATGGTTATAGAGATCCCATGGGTACCCACAGACCTTGGGGGGCTTATAGGGATCCTATGGGTACCCACAGACCTTGGGGGACTTATAGGGATCCTATGGGCACCCACAGACCTTGGGATGGTTATAGAGATCCCATGGATACCCACAGACCTTGGGGGGCTTATAGGGATCCTATGGGTACCCACAGACCTTGGGGGGCTTATAGGGATCTTATGGACACCCACAGACCTTGAGGAGCTTATAGGGATCCTATGGGTACCCACAGACCCTGGGGAGCTTATAGGGATCCTATGGGCACCCACAGACCCTGAGGTGCTCATAGGGATCCCATGGGTACTTACCGACCCTGGGGTGCCTATAGGGATCCTatgtgcctgcagcactgctctgcccccAGGTTTGCATGCAGTCAACTGCTCCACCCCCCGTGTTGTGCAGATGAAGGCCCTGGGGGCGGCTGTGGCCGTCACCCACCAGAAGTGCCCTATTTTCCTCCCAGCTCAGGAGCTCCTCTTTCATGGAAGGGGCTATTGGGCAATTTTTGCTCCACACCCGcaagcaaaacacagcacaggtcagcagggctgtgcagtgcgCAGGGGAAGGTGGTGACCGCTCCGGAAGGCAGCCAAGGGCTCAGGGGGAAGGAGGATGTGATGCAAAATCCTGCTGCAGGGACTGGGACAGAGCGAGCACGGGAGGAGCACCGCCAACGTGCCAACCCCAACAGCATCTGTGCTGCCAAGAAGGCCCCGAAGCTGACCCTGCGTGCATGCAAACCATATGGAGCCAGGCCTCCGTGTGTGCATCCAAACAGGGACCCAATCCTGCAAAAGCACATGGCGTAGGACAGCACTGCACCATGGATtatactgcattttaaatatccCCCAGCGCAGTGCAGCTGCACGGCACTCACCCTCTGAAGCTGCACGGACTGAGGGGTTCGGGTCGGATTTGCAAGGTGAGGAAGGCATCAGGTTTGCAGGTTGCATCCTCCCTTGCTTTCTTCCAGCCCAGCGCACAGCACAGAGCCGTCCCTGTCCCTtctgtcccctctgtcccctctcactcagcacctcccagcagAACCCTCCACCCCAACACAGCCGCAACACCGCGTTGCAACACCGCGCACCGTTGTGACACTCCAACCACCTCCATAAGCCGTTCTTCCAGACGGGCCCTCTGCAAATCCCTCCTAATCCAATCTGTTTAGTGGCACTAAGCTGCACCCTCCCGTGCCCGACGCCCCTCCATTGGGGCAACAGTTGGGAAGATCCTCTTGGTTCCTTATTTCTGGGGAGCCCAACCTGCAGCCGGGTGCAGCACGGCTGCAGCATCGCCACTGCGTGCTGCAATTTATGCATgcaaggaggagcagagcagctgcttctACTGCCTTcatgcagggctgcagatggCTGAGCTCCCCTGTGCTTGCATGCTGCATCACGCCCGGCTGCTTCCAAGCACAGGGCACGAAAGCAGGAGGCCCATGCATGTGCTGCATTTGCATTGGTTGCGATGCAATTGTGCACAGTGCCGTCGGTTGGGTCCATCCTGCTGGGATGGGCAAGGAGCAAACACAGAGCACAAAGGTCTGCATTCAGTGCTCTGCTCTCACCGTGTGACGGCAGCAGGGAGGATCCCAGCAGCAAGATACACCTCTGCTGTGCAAACCCAATGCTGGGACGTGCCGTGGGCACTGCGTGCCActggggaggtgctggcagAGGAGAGGCCACCAGCAAGTCATAGCTATGTGTCCCACAAAGCCCAGCTGCGTTCTGCAAGCGAGTGCCCACAGCTGTGAGATCCCCTGTGCACTGTCTATGAAATGCACACACATTTCCCACCCCCGAGGAATGGGGGGGTAACATCAGCACGAGGTGTGGATGGAGCTCCGGTGTTGGAAACCcaacataaaataaagcaaaagaggAAATAGCTCCGTCTGCAGGGAGTTGCATCCTGTAAGGCTTTGCATTCTGAGCTTCCAAACTCATGAGCTCCATacccaaaaagaagaaaaaaagcccctCTGGGGCTGCCCCCAGAGCCCCTCGCAGGGTTTTGCTCTTTACCTGTAAGCAcatctctgagctgctgcttcctgcgGGCACAAAGCGGCATCCCCTGTGTCCCACGGCGTGCAGAGCCTCCCTCCACAAGGGCTGGTTCTGCTGCAGTGAGGAACTGAAGAAAGGAATGGGAGAAAGCAAACAGGGCGGGAGGTGACGCAGCCGCCGGCGGCTCTTTTCCGTCTCTGCaggtgccagccctgctgcagggtgctgctgggagccccaggacAGAGCCACCCCTGTGCCACCCCTGTGCCACCGAGGAGGTGCAGACCCCAGGTGCCACCCCGTGCTACGTGCCATCCTTGGATCACCGAAGGGGTGCAAACACCGGGTGCCACCCCTGTGCCATCACCGTGCTGTGAACGCCACGTGCCACCCCTGTGCCACCAAGGAGGTCATTCCAGCACCCATTTtcccacccacagcccagctgtgccTCCAAGGACATGCAGACTCCGGGTGCCACCCCCGTGCCACCCCTGTGCCCTGCTGGATATCCTCCAGCACCCATTTCCCCCCCTACAACCCAGCCGTGCtgccctcagctctgccctcctTCCCTCCGCCATGCAGTGCTCCATATCACCACAGCACGAAGCACACACCACCCTCTCCAGCTCAGGGGAGGAAAACTactattaaacaaaacaaaagagcagcTTTATTTCTCCCGGACATTTAATAACCTTCCTCAGCCAGCAGCTCGGCAGCAGTTTCCCATCCGTAGAGCCAGGAGAATGGAACGTTCTGGCTTCGTAGGCACTGAAGGAGGGATTTGCAGGGCTTTACATGAAGGCAAAAATAATATCGCGGTGCGGTGCTGGTGCTGCAACTGAGCAGAGCTCACAGCTGTTGTCAACCCGTCGTGaaacagctgggagcagcccgaCATCTGCATCCCGCAGCGTGAGCctgctgtggggtggcagcGGGGTTTGGGGCAGGGAATCCCAACCTGAGGTGGGGTTTTGCCCTCTGGGACCTTTCCAGCTGCGTGGAACAGCCCTGAGCGGCTGTGAGCTccgcagctgctgcaggagcagagaaaaggaacaaaacccaGAGGTCGGATGGCAGCcaagagcagggctggaagaaggaagagataaaatccgcctgctgcacagctcaggCAAACAACTGCTTATCGGTGCCTCGAGGCTCcggccccggggggggggggggagggcactGTTCCCTTGTGCTCATGTGAAGGTTTCTATTTTCAGCCCTGTGTGCCACCCgccagccctgcactgctgtcCCTCCCTCCGTCCGACTCACGCTGTGCTTCGGGTGGAATTGAAGGACATTATGGTGGTGGGAATGCACTGCTTGgagcttccttccctccccacccccaccaccgCCAAATCCCACAtttgctggcagagctgtgccctgcaTGAGTCCCCACTGCCAGCCCATGCATTGCTTCCTGCAATGCAGGAAGGTGCAGAGGGCACCaaatcatagagccatagaaaggcctgggctgaaaaggcccacagtgctcatccagttccaaccccctgctatgtgcagggtcgccaaccagcagcccaggctgcccagagccacatccagcctggccttgaatgcctgcagggagaggggaactgtgctgcacagcaccgctcagctcagctcagctcagctccgcatgggctgcctgcagccacccaCATCCCCCCCACCTGCTGACATAGAAAGGATAGGGCTTTCTGATAGCCTCCAGCTGCCCCAGGGTCAGGAGCATCGCTTACCGTCTGCCCCCTCCTCGTCTGTTTTTAATTAGCAGCCACACGAGCAGCGCTGGTGTGGTGGCAGCGGAGCTGCGTGGGATATCACAGCTCACCCCCgtgtgataggagaaggggtGGGTGGAGGAAGGCGGGCAGGTAATGGGGTCACTGCAAGAGGGGCAGGGTTAGGGTaatggggtgggctggggggacGCGGGGTCAGGGCAGTGAGCAGAGGAACGGTTCCCCTCCCTCAGGGTGAGGGACGAGGAGGTGAGACAACAGGGAGAAGCCAaccccagagcacagcaccgCAAAGAGAGGTGAGACAcgaaggg
The sequence above is drawn from the Gallus gallus isolate bGalGal1 chromosome 11, bGalGal1.mat.broiler.GRCg7b, whole genome shotgun sequence genome and encodes:
- the KIAA0513 gene encoding uncharacterized protein KIAA0513 homolog isoform X2; translated protein: MEAPPDVPVGNLIDFSTEEPSRAPSGPSPPAVPSDNGHLGEVTAEESDATESADSENDMGESPARWGHRRSSSGESFSSNHSSGSARDEAASERRDFVRHYVEKIFTGGEDLEQEEKARFGELCSGEDGKGREWFARYVSAQRCNSKCVSEQTFYRLMQSFALVLFECHQMDDFSPAKNLMTMCFTYYYIGKTHALPLEAKEKPTGSIDSYLKSANSWLAEKKDIAERLLKNTSAKTENVKGFFGGLETKLKGPAAKKSDEGEDKPKEKLKKMVSMQSPEEEKKGEKIYLYMHLKQQPIWHNLRFWNAAFFDAVHCERRKRSPTTREKWCHMTQEERDDSLRFNENITFGQLGTFIHNMLAFGLTKKLCSDFLKKQATIGNLDEEQYKLLSDHIEQMATE
- the KIAA0513 gene encoding uncharacterized protein KIAA0513 homolog isoform X1, which encodes MEAPPDVPVGNLIDFSTEEPSRAPSGPSPPAVPSDNGHLGEVTAEESDATESADSENDMGESPARWGHRRSSSGESFSSNHSSGSARDEAASERRDFVRHYVEKIFTGGEDLEQEEKARFGELCSGEDGKGREWFARYVSAQRCNSKCVSEQTFYRLMQSFALVLFECHQMDDFSPAKNLMTMCFTYYYIGKTHALPLEAKEKPTGSIDSYLKSANSWLAEKKDIAERLLKNTSAKTENVKGFFGGLETKLKGPAAKKSDEGEDKPKEKLKKMVSMQSPEEEKKGEKIYLYMHLKQQPIWHNLRFWNAAFFDAVHCERRKRSPTTRGNVGEEEEKREKWCHMTQEERDDSLRFNENITFGQLGTFIHNMLAFGLTKKLCSDFLKKQATIGNLDEEQYKLLSDHIEQMATE